The following are encoded in a window of Bremerella alba genomic DNA:
- the coaD gene encoding pantetheine-phosphate adenylyltransferase, with protein MADGNRTAVFVGSFDPITLGHLNLIERSSKLVDRLIVGIGINAEKTGLFSPEERIDQVLRVTAEMPNVEAQTFDGLAVEFVRSVGACVMIRGIRPLTDIAGEFTMMMANRKLDSEIETIFLMADEQYGHVSSSLLKQITPLANDEQLEKFVPSSIIPDLRAKLVRKG; from the coding sequence ATGGCCGATGGCAACCGAACCGCCGTGTTTGTGGGATCGTTCGATCCCATCACGCTAGGGCACCTGAACTTGATCGAGCGAAGCAGTAAGCTAGTCGACCGCTTGATCGTGGGTATTGGCATCAATGCAGAAAAGACCGGGCTATTCAGCCCCGAAGAGCGGATCGACCAGGTGCTGCGCGTGACCGCCGAGATGCCTAATGTCGAAGCCCAAACGTTTGATGGCCTGGCCGTCGAGTTCGTGCGCAGCGTCGGCGCATGTGTGATGATTCGTGGTATTCGCCCCCTGACCGACATCGCCGGCGAGTTCACCATGATGATGGCCAATCGTAAGCTCGACAGCGAGATTGAAACCATCTTCCTTATGGCCGACGAGCAGTACGGGCACGTCTCCAGTTCCCTGCTGAAACAGATCACACCACTGGCCAACGACGAACAGCTAGAGAAATTCGTCCCCAGCTCGATCATCCCTGACCTAAGAGCAAAGCTAGTCCGAAAAGGCTAG
- a CDS encoding aminotransferase class V-fold PLP-dependent enzyme, which produces MTFSDDSRWQSFREAMPVAQKWAYFDHAAVAPLPEATSQAIKNWCDQAAHEGDVVWLDWERAIENTRESGAKLIGAQKKEIALVSNTTHGINLVAEGLAWKPGDNLVVLGNEFPSNLYPWLHQQTKGVEVRVIPVDGVQPDLNKIAEACDQRTRLLSISWVSYKTGWRIDPKALAKIAHDAGALFFLDAIQAMGVFPLDVRDADIDFLAADGHKWMLGPEGAGLFYVKQELLSELHPIGIGWNSVAGRKNFDNIDLTFRDSAARYEGGSQNMPGLIGLGASLDLLLQYGAGPKTSAIGDRVLEVTDFACQQLESVGAKILASRQGDERSGIVSFQVPGKSPQDLRAAGQKIGANFSVRGDFARISPHAYNNRSDIERLLETLAAVD; this is translated from the coding sequence ATGACGTTTTCTGATGATTCTCGCTGGCAAAGCTTTCGCGAGGCGATGCCAGTCGCCCAAAAATGGGCTTATTTCGATCATGCGGCCGTCGCCCCGTTGCCGGAAGCAACTTCTCAGGCAATTAAAAATTGGTGCGACCAAGCAGCCCATGAGGGGGATGTGGTCTGGTTGGATTGGGAACGAGCGATCGAAAACACCCGGGAATCTGGTGCCAAGCTGATCGGAGCCCAGAAAAAAGAGATCGCCCTGGTCAGTAACACGACCCACGGCATCAACCTCGTCGCGGAAGGGCTTGCCTGGAAGCCTGGCGACAATTTGGTGGTGCTGGGGAATGAATTTCCTTCGAATCTTTACCCCTGGCTGCATCAGCAAACCAAGGGAGTTGAGGTCCGCGTGATCCCGGTCGACGGCGTTCAGCCAGATCTCAATAAGATTGCCGAGGCCTGCGACCAACGGACGCGACTCTTGTCTATCAGCTGGGTCAGCTACAAAACCGGCTGGCGGATCGACCCGAAAGCACTCGCCAAAATCGCTCACGATGCCGGGGCGTTGTTCTTTCTTGACGCGATCCAAGCAATGGGCGTCTTTCCGCTGGACGTTCGCGATGCCGATATCGATTTTCTAGCCGCCGATGGACACAAGTGGATGCTGGGGCCTGAAGGGGCAGGGCTCTTCTATGTGAAGCAGGAACTGCTCAGCGAACTGCATCCCATTGGGATTGGTTGGAACAGCGTGGCCGGGCGAAAGAATTTCGATAACATCGACCTCACCTTCCGCGACAGTGCGGCTCGGTATGAAGGGGGATCGCAAAACATGCCGGGGCTCATTGGTCTGGGAGCCAGTCTCGATCTTCTTTTGCAGTATGGTGCCGGTCCGAAAACGTCGGCGATTGGTGACCGCGTATTGGAAGTGACCGATTTTGCCTGTCAGCAATTGGAAAGTGTCGGCGCCAAGATCTTGGCCAGTCGCCAAGGGGACGAGCGTTCCGGTATCGTCTCGTTTCAAGTTCCCGGCAAGTCCCCGCAAGACCTCCGCGCGGCGGGGCAGAAAATCGGGGCAAACTTTAGCGTTCGCGGTGACTTTGCCAGGATCAGTCCTCATGCCTACAACAATCGGTCCGATATCGAGCGATTGCTAGAAACCCTGGCCGCTGTGGATTAA